The proteins below come from a single Streptococcus canis genomic window:
- a CDS encoding pneumococcal-type histidine triad protein, whose amino-acid sequence MKQKKLIGTAAALVVLCSSCGYALGKYQAEQAQNNAVSYVKDSGRDKSDRTSLVADKTPDQISQEEGISAEQIVVKITDQGYVTSHGDHYHYYNGKVPYNAIISEELLMTDPNYHFKQSDVVNEILDGYVIKVDGKYYIYLKPGSKRKNIRTKKEIAEQVAKGTKEAKEKGLAQVAHLSKAEAAAVNEARKEGRYTTDDGYIFSPTDVINDLGDAFLVPHGDHFHYIPKKDLSPSELAAAQAYWDRKSGAGQTRPNTSSHVIRPAYRPGNGRGALPSYGDGTKPLVQPVPHKETPNNASYESLLARLYATPKSERHVESDGLVYDPAQIHSFTKDGVSVPHGNHYHFIYYSSMSPLEFEVTKLVAKANGISLDDNTLGPVTPKPGKESSSEKEKPTPKGDHSLTDEEEHYPVTPLNERQGKPNAKIVYSDKEIEAARAAGHYATSDGYIFDPTDIIEDTGEGYVTPHMDHEHWIPKKDLSEKELAAAKAFWEKKSSSDKKPVSPKPGQHKTAQEIYESIEPKALINPDDLIYGIALATEYKNGTFVIPHKDHYHYVELKWFDEDPDIFKDCEKTYGLEEYLATAKYYMEHPSERPQKDGWGTDADIHKEKNKGDQTKPSDKKKETNDVAKPIKAEGLYESVKAAQIVPLDKMPYNTAYTVSVQGDHLVIPHLDHYHNLRFSWFDEGLYTAPEGYSLSDLFATIKYYIENPSELPKKEGWGSDSDYGKQGKADMDNNHYKSEEDEDLLEEDEEVSEAEAEAEEDDYDRQMVELAKKYDLDVKNLQYRLAKIALTYGISMEGFSYQDTITFTANGKIVHYDIRNMTEVNS is encoded by the coding sequence ATGAAACAAAAAAAATTAATTGGTACAGCGGCAGCTTTGGTTGTTTTATGTAGCTCTTGCGGTTATGCTCTAGGAAAATATCAAGCTGAGCAGGCACAAAATAATGCCGTTTCTTATGTCAAAGACAGTGGTCGAGACAAATCTGATAGAACTTCATTAGTAGCAGATAAAACCCCTGACCAAATTAGTCAGGAAGAAGGTATTTCGGCAGAGCAAATTGTGGTTAAAATCACTGACCAAGGGTACGTGACGTCACATGGTGATCATTATCATTACTACAATGGCAAAGTTCCTTACAATGCCATTATCAGCGAAGAATTGTTGATGACGGATCCGAATTACCATTTCAAACAATCTGATGTTGTGAATGAGATTTTAGATGGTTATGTGATTAAAGTGGATGGTAAGTATTATATTTACCTCAAACCAGGAAGCAAACGCAAGAATATTCGGACCAAAAAAGAAATAGCAGAACAGGTTGCAAAAGGCACCAAGGAAGCTAAGGAAAAAGGGTTAGCCCAAGTTGCCCACCTCAGCAAGGCAGAAGCTGCAGCAGTAAATGAAGCTAGAAAAGAAGGCCGTTACACTACTGATGATGGTTATATCTTTAGCCCAACAGATGTCATTAATGACTTAGGAGATGCCTTTTTAGTGCCGCACGGAGACCATTTCCACTACATTCCTAAAAAAGATTTGTCTCCAAGTGAATTAGCTGCAGCACAGGCTTATTGGGACAGAAAATCAGGTGCTGGACAAACACGTCCAAATACCTCTAGTCATGTGATAAGACCTGCTTACCGTCCTGGAAATGGCAGAGGTGCTTTACCATCTTATGGTGATGGGACCAAACCATTAGTTCAGCCAGTTCCTCATAAGGAAACGCCGAATAATGCTAGTTATGAGTCACTTTTAGCGCGTTTATATGCCACTCCAAAATCAGAACGTCATGTGGAATCAGACGGACTTGTCTATGATCCAGCTCAAATTCATAGCTTTACGAAAGATGGGGTGTCTGTCCCTCACGGAAACCATTACCACTTCATTTATTACAGCAGCATGTCGCCACTAGAGTTTGAAGTGACTAAGTTAGTCGCTAAAGCTAATGGGATTTCGCTTGATGATAATACATTAGGACCTGTGACCCCTAAACCAGGAAAAGAGTCTTCTTCTGAAAAAGAAAAACCTACTCCTAAAGGGGATCACAGCCTGACAGATGAAGAAGAACACTATCCTGTAACACCATTAAATGAGCGTCAAGGCAAACCAAATGCTAAAATCGTTTATAGCGATAAAGAAATTGAGGCGGCACGCGCAGCAGGTCACTACGCAACTTCTGATGGGTATATATTTGATCCTACTGATATTATTGAAGATACTGGTGAGGGCTATGTGACCCCTCATATGGACCATGAGCACTGGATTCCTAAAAAAGATTTATCAGAAAAAGAATTGGCAGCCGCTAAAGCTTTCTGGGAAAAGAAATCATCTTCTGATAAAAAACCTGTTAGTCCAAAACCTGGTCAACATAAAACAGCACAAGAAATTTATGAAAGCATTGAACCTAAGGCTCTCATTAATCCAGATGACCTGATTTACGGTATCGCTTTAGCAACGGAATACAAAAATGGTACCTTTGTTATTCCACATAAAGATCATTACCATTATGTAGAATTAAAGTGGTTTGATGAAGATCCAGACATCTTTAAGGATTGTGAAAAAACTTATGGCTTAGAAGAATATTTAGCAACAGCTAAATATTATATGGAACACCCAAGTGAACGCCCACAAAAAGATGGCTGGGGAACAGATGCGGATATTCATAAGGAAAAAAATAAGGGAGACCAGACTAAGCCGTCTGATAAGAAAAAGGAAACAAATGATGTTGCTAAACCTATTAAAGCCGAAGGACTATATGAATCTGTTAAAGCAGCCCAAATCGTTCCTTTAGATAAAATGCCTTACAATACTGCCTATACTGTAAGCGTTCAAGGTGACCACTTGGTTATTCCTCATTTGGACCATTACCATAATTTACGTTTTTCTTGGTTTGACGAAGGGTTATACACTGCACCAGAAGGTTATAGCTTGAGTGACCTCTTTGCAACCATTAAATACTATATTGAAAACCCAAGCGAATTGCCTAAAAAAGAAGGTTGGGGAAGTGATAGTGACTATGGTAAACAAGGCAAGGCAGACATGGACAATAATCATTACAAATCAGAGGAAGATGAAGATTTGTTAGAGGAGGACGAAGAAGTATCAGAAGCAGAAGCAGAAGCAGAAGAAGATGATTATGATCGTCAAATGGTAGAACTTGCTAAGAAATATGACCTTGATGTGAAAAATTTACAGTATCGCTTAGCTAAAATTGCCTTGACCTATGGTATTAGTATGGAAGGTTTCAGTTATCAAGACACTATTACCTTCACAGCGAATGGTAAAATCGTTCACTATGATATTCGTAACATGACGGAAGTTAATTCTTAA
- a CDS encoding aminoacyltransferase: MTNLIFYSKIGISEEEHDLFVKQHEQINVLQSSAWAKIKNQWQNERIGIFKGEKQVASLSLLIKPLPFGRSIIYIPRGPVMDYLDRDLVAFTMKTLKDYGKTKKALFIKYDPAVLLKQYALGQEGEENPLALAAIKNLQEVGAHWTGLTMEIADSIQPRFQANIYTQEKLEMQFPKHTRRLMKDARQRGVETYRASQSELQKFAKIVSLTEKRKNISLRNEAYFQKLMTTYGDKAYLHLAKVNIPQKLDQYRQQLNLINQDIISTQAHQKKRLKKLEDQKTSLERYITEFEGFTAQYPEEVVVAGILSISYGNVMEMLYAGMNDDFKKFYPQYLLYPKVFQDAYQDGIVWANMGGVEGSLDDGLTKFKANFSPTIEEFIGEFNLPVSPLYHIANVMYKIRKQLRNKH, translated from the coding sequence ATGACGAACTTAATTTTTTATTCAAAAATTGGTATCTCTGAAGAAGAGCACGATTTATTTGTTAAACAACATGAACAAATTAATGTGCTACAAAGCAGTGCTTGGGCTAAGATTAAGAATCAGTGGCAGAATGAACGCATTGGTATTTTTAAAGGGGAAAAACAGGTCGCCTCTTTATCACTTTTAATTAAGCCCTTGCCTTTTGGAAGAAGCATTATTTATATTCCAAGGGGGCCAGTCATGGATTATCTTGACCGTGATTTAGTGGCATTCACCATGAAAACACTAAAGGATTATGGAAAAACTAAAAAGGCCCTCTTTATCAAATATGATCCAGCTGTCCTTTTAAAACAATACGCACTGGGACAAGAAGGAGAAGAAAATCCTTTAGCTTTAGCAGCTATTAAGAATCTCCAAGAAGTTGGTGCCCATTGGACTGGGCTAACAATGGAGATTGCAGATAGCATCCAACCTCGTTTCCAAGCCAATATTTATACTCAAGAAAAACTTGAGATGCAATTTCCTAAGCATACCAGACGTCTAATGAAAGATGCTAGGCAGCGTGGTGTAGAAACGTATCGTGCCAGTCAATCAGAGCTTCAAAAATTTGCCAAGATTGTCTCCTTAACAGAAAAACGTAAAAATATTTCTTTGCGTAATGAGGCTTACTTTCAAAAGTTGATGACTACTTATGGGGATAAGGCTTACTTACATTTGGCAAAAGTGAATATTCCTCAAAAACTAGATCAATACCGTCAGCAATTAAACCTTATTAATCAAGATATTATTAGCACTCAAGCTCATCAAAAAAAGCGTTTAAAAAAATTAGAAGATCAAAAAACTTCTTTAGAACGTTATATAACTGAATTTGAAGGTTTTACGGCCCAATATCCTGAGGAAGTTGTTGTGGCAGGTATTTTATCTATTTCTTATGGAAATGTCATGGAAATGCTTTATGCTGGGATGAATGATGATTTTAAGAAATTTTATCCTCAGTACCTGTTGTATCCTAAAGTTTTTCAAGATGCCTATCAAGATGGTATTGTTTGGGCTAACATGGGAGGAGTGGAAGGCTCACTTGATGATGGGCTTACTAAATTTAAGGCCAACTTTTCTCCGACAATAGAAGAATTTATAGGAGAATTTAATCTCCCTGTCAGCCCACTTTATCATATTGCTAATGTCATGTATAAAATTCGAAAACAGTTAAGAAATAAACATTAA
- a CDS encoding helix-turn-helix domain-containing protein, with the protein MSFTNRLKENRKNKKLTQKELAEQLGIKQNTYSDWERGKTQPNLDNIIKLANILDTTTDELLGRQVNFGDKIIFNITNYDLSNIKNFSEQELYDLKSTIVLELLDDSIDTQTVKNKLTTKNKLDKDQEVILDTILTEAKIFADEVLAFEKFRKSKRKFK; encoded by the coding sequence TTGAGTTTCACTAATAGATTAAAAGAAAATAGAAAAAATAAAAAGCTAACTCAAAAAGAATTAGCCGAACAACTTGGAATAAAACAAAATACTTACAGTGATTGGGAAAGAGGTAAAACCCAGCCAAATTTAGATAATATAATAAAGTTAGCGAATATCCTAGATACAACTACTGATGAACTATTGGGAAGACAAGTCAACTTTGGGGATAAAATCATATTTAATATAACTAACTATGACTTAAGCAATATAAAGAACTTTAGTGAGCAAGAACTTTACGATTTGAAATCAACAATAGTACTCGAACTATTAGATGATTCCATTGATACTCAAACAGTCAAAAATAAGTTAACAACTAAAAACAAACTTGACAAAGACCAAGAAGTCATTTTAGATACTATACTAACTGAAGCAAAAATATTTGCTGATGAGGTTCTAGCATTTGAAAAGTTCAGAAAATCAAAAAGAAAATTCAAATAG
- a CDS encoding Rep family protein — protein MTKRIRNRRFLFEQQLKTSFWDWSIQEKQLLYDWEKNKDKIFRLIFDRVRTLVEEDEFVEFAIVVHDKDVSYGTKLVEPHVHGYIDFPKQIDLSKVASALGLERERIETPKSKGGRAYTRINALAYLIHAKDKDKYQYPVNDVETFDTLDYETFINQNIEDFEKYAATRKREKSDESLDLVLSKVQKGELNYLEVMEDDELAFLFANNQQKFRESFNFFGERETVLRLKDLKKGNYQLTVLYIQGEPGIGKTHLANELILEVSKRLRENGLKGEYYPASSKNPFDNYYGEEILFLDDLREDSLSASDWLKLFDPLNSARMSARYQNKLVVPRLIVMTAYMSPKQFFGNIKTEDLNQYLRRVNFSTEIAKKHGMEDTFYSVSEVKKNKANDHNQRSDGSSVVLNFNYEDLYSSQNKDEFITKLLEEYIYPRILPKNVKDVTNG, from the coding sequence ATGACAAAAAGAATTAGAAACAGACGATTTTTATTTGAACAACAACTAAAAACCAGCTTTTGGGATTGGTCTATCCAAGAAAAACAATTATTATATGATTGGGAAAAGAATAAAGATAAAATTTTTAGACTTATCTTTGACCGTGTGAGAACATTAGTTGAAGAAGATGAGTTTGTGGAATTTGCGATAGTGGTACATGATAAAGATGTGTCCTATGGTACAAAATTAGTTGAACCTCACGTACACGGCTATATTGACTTTCCAAAACAAATTGATTTATCAAAAGTAGCCAGTGCCTTAGGTCTAGAACGTGAACGAATTGAAACTCCAAAATCAAAAGGAGGACGAGCTTATACACGTATCAATGCTCTGGCATACCTTATCCATGCCAAAGATAAGGATAAGTACCAGTATCCAGTCAATGACGTAGAAACCTTCGATACGCTTGATTATGAAACATTCATCAATCAAAATATAGAAGATTTTGAAAAATATGCTGCAACTCGTAAACGTGAAAAATCTGATGAAAGTCTTGACTTAGTCTTATCAAAAGTCCAAAAGGGAGAATTAAATTATTTGGAAGTTATGGAAGATGATGAACTAGCTTTCTTATTTGCCAATAACCAACAAAAATTCAGAGAAAGCTTTAATTTCTTTGGAGAACGTGAGACAGTATTACGTCTAAAAGATTTGAAAAAAGGTAACTATCAGCTAACAGTTCTTTATATTCAAGGCGAACCTGGTATTGGAAAAACCCATCTTGCCAATGAGCTTATTTTAGAAGTGTCAAAACGGTTAAGAGAAAATGGTTTAAAAGGTGAGTATTATCCTGCTAGTTCAAAAAATCCATTTGATAATTATTACGGTGAGGAAATTTTATTTTTAGATGACTTGCGAGAAGATAGCTTATCTGCGAGTGATTGGTTAAAACTCTTTGACCCTCTTAACTCTGCAAGAATGTCGGCACGTTATCAAAATAAATTGGTTGTCCCTAGATTGATTGTGATGACTGCTTATATGTCACCCAAACAGTTTTTTGGCAATATCAAAACAGAAGATTTAAACCAGTATTTAAGACGTGTTAATTTTTCAACGGAGATAGCTAAAAAGCACGGTATGGAAGATACCTTTTATAGCGTGTCAGAAGTTAAGAAAAATAAAGCTAATGATCACAACCAACGCTCTGATGGCTCTAGTGTTGTTTTAAATTTCAACTATGAAGATTTGTATTCATCACAAAACAAAGACGAGTTTATCACAAAATTATTAGAGGAATATATTTATCCTAGAATTTTGCCAAAGAATGTGAAGGACGTGACAAATGGCTAG
- the guaA gene encoding glutamine-hydrolyzing GMP synthase, whose product MTEISILNDVQKIIVLDYGSQYNQLIARRIREFGVFSELKSHKITAQELREINPIGIVLSGGPNSVYADNAFGIDPEIFELSIPILGICYGMQLITHILGGKVVPAGQAGNREYGQSTLHLRANSKLFTGTPEEQLVLMSHGDAVTEIPEGFHLVGDSNDCPYAAMENTQKKLYGIQFHPEVRHSVYGNDILKNFAVAICGARGDWSMDNFIEMEIAKIRKTVGDRKVLLGLSGGVDSSVVGVLLQKAIGDQLTCIFVDHGLLRKDEGNQVMGMLGGKFGLNIIRVDASKRFLDLLADVEDPEKKRKIIGNEFVYVFDDEASKLKGVDFLAQGTLYTDIIESGTETAQTIKSHHNVGGLPEDMQFELIEPLNTLFKDEVRALGIALGMPEEIIWRQPFPGPGLAIRVMGAITEEKLETVRESDAILREEIAKAGLDRDVWQYFTVNTGVRSVGVMGDGRTYDYTIAIRAITSIDGMTADFAQLPWDVLKKISTRIVNEVDHVNRIVYDITSKPPATVEWE is encoded by the coding sequence ATGACTGAAATTTCAATTTTGAATGATGTTCAAAAAATTATCGTTCTTGATTATGGTAGCCAGTACAACCAGCTTATTGCTAGACGTATTCGAGAATTCGGTGTTTTCTCCGAACTGAAAAGCCATAAAATCACTGCTCAAGAACTTCGTGAGATTAATCCAATTGGTATCGTTTTATCCGGAGGTCCAAACTCTGTTTATGCTGATAATGCCTTTGGAATTGACCCTGAAATCTTTGAACTAAGTATTCCGATTCTTGGCATTTGTTATGGTATGCAATTAATCACTCACATTTTGGGTGGTAAAGTTGTTCCTGCAGGACAAGCTGGAAATCGTGAGTACGGTCAATCAACCCTTCATCTTCGTGCTAATTCAAAATTATTTACAGGTACTCCTGAAGAACAACTTGTTTTGATGAGCCATGGCGATGCTGTTACGGAAATTCCAGAAGGCTTCCATCTTGTTGGGGACTCAAATGACTGCCCTTATGCTGCTATGGAAAATACTCAGAAAAAGCTATATGGTATCCAATTCCATCCAGAAGTTAGACACTCTGTATATGGCAATGATATCCTCAAAAACTTTGCAGTAGCAATCTGTGGTGCACGTGGTGACTGGTCAATGGATAATTTCATTGAAATGGAAATTGCAAAAATCCGCAAAACAGTAGGTGATCGTAAAGTTCTCCTAGGTCTCTCTGGTGGAGTGGATTCTTCAGTTGTTGGTGTCCTTCTTCAAAAAGCTATTGGCGATCAGTTAACCTGTATCTTTGTAGACCATGGCCTTCTTCGTAAAGATGAAGGAAATCAGGTGATGGGAATGCTTGGAGGCAAATTTGGGCTAAATATTATCCGAGTAGATGCTTCAAAACGTTTCCTTGATCTCCTTGCAGATGTGGAAGATCCTGAGAAAAAACGTAAAATTATCGGTAATGAATTTGTATATGTTTTTGACGATGAAGCTAGCAAATTAAAAGGTGTTGACTTCCTTGCTCAAGGAACACTCTATACTGATATTATTGAATCAGGAACAGAGACTGCTCAAACCATCAAATCTCACCACAATGTTGGAGGTCTTCCCGAAGACATGCAGTTTGAGCTGATTGAACCTCTAAATACCCTTTTCAAAGATGAAGTGCGTGCTCTCGGTATTGCTCTTGGAATGCCTGAAGAAATCATTTGGCGCCAACCTTTCCCTGGACCTGGACTTGCTATCCGTGTCATGGGGGCTATCACTGAAGAAAAACTTGAAACTGTTCGCGAATCAGATGCTATTCTACGCGAAGAAATTGCCAAAGCTGGACTTGATCGCGATGTATGGCAGTACTTTACTGTTAATACAGGTGTTCGCTCCGTTGGTGTCATGGGAGATGGTCGTACCTACGACTATACTATTGCTATCCGTGCCATTACCTCAATTGATGGCATGACAGCTGACTTTGCTCAACTCCCTTGGGATGTCTTGAAAAAAATCTCAACACGTATTGTAAACGAAGTTGACCACGTTAACCGTATCGTTTACGATATTACAAGTAAACCACCTGCAACAGTTGAGTGGGAATAG
- a CDS encoding GntR family transcriptional regulator codes for MLPAYIKIHDAIKKDIDQGIWLIGSRLPSERDLAERFAVSRMTLRQAVTLLVEEGILERRIGSGTYVASHRVQEKMRGTTSFSDTEVKELALDKTDHVIRMERIRYADNIPLVYEVASIPEKFIKRVKRNDITEHFFQTLIANGYEIGKSQQTIYAKTASDRVASYLEVAKGHAILALTQVSYFTDGKPFEYVRSQYVGDRFEFYLENK; via the coding sequence ATGCTACCAGCTTATATTAAAATTCATGACGCCATCAAAAAAGATATTGATCAAGGCATTTGGCTTATTGGTAGTCGGTTGCCAAGTGAGAGGGATTTGGCAGAACGCTTTGCAGTTAGTCGTATGACGTTACGTCAAGCGGTTACCTTACTTGTAGAAGAGGGGATTCTTGAAAGAAGGATAGGAAGCGGCACTTATGTGGCTAGTCATCGTGTACAGGAAAAGATGAGAGGAACCACAAGTTTTAGTGATACAGAGGTGAAAGAACTTGCTCTAGACAAAACAGATCATGTGATTCGAATGGAACGTATCCGTTATGCTGATAATATCCCTTTGGTTTATGAGGTTGCTTCAATCCCAGAAAAATTTATTAAACGTGTCAAGCGTAATGACATTACAGAGCACTTTTTCCAAACGCTAATAGCTAACGGCTATGAAATTGGGAAGAGTCAACAGACGATTTATGCTAAAACAGCTAGCGATCGTGTGGCTTCCTACTTGGAAGTTGCTAAAGGACATGCCATTTTGGCTCTAACTCAGGTGTCTTACTTTACAGACGGCAAACCTTTTGAGTACGTCCGTAGTCAGTATGTTGGCGACCGCTTTGAATTTTATTTAGAAAACAAGTAA
- a CDS encoding putative DNA-binding protein — translation MEIEKTNRMNALFEFYAALLTDKQMNYIELYYADDYSLAEIADEFGVSRQAVYDNIKRTEKILETYEMKLHMYSDYIVRSEIFDEMMAHYPEDQYLQEKISILTSIDNRE, via the coding sequence ATGGAAATTGAAAAAACAAACCGAATGAATGCCCTTTTTGAGTTTTATGCAGCCTTATTGACAGATAAACAAATGAATTATATTGAATTATATTATGCTGATGATTATAGTTTAGCTGAAATCGCTGATGAATTTGGTGTTAGTCGTCAGGCTGTTTATGATAATATTAAACGTACAGAAAAGATTTTAGAGACCTATGAGATGAAGCTTCACATGTATTCAGATTATATCGTCCGTAGTGAAATCTTTGATGAGATGATGGCTCATTACCCTGAGGACCAGTATCTACAAGAAAAAATTTCCATTTTAACCAGCATTGATAATAGAGAATAA
- the ffh gene encoding signal recognition particle protein, whose protein sequence is MAFESLTQRLQDVFKHIRGKKKLSESDVQEVTKEIRLALLEADVALPVVKTFIKRVRERAIGHDIIDTLDPTQQILKIVNEELTGILGAETAELEKSPKIPTIIMMVGLQGAGKTTFAGKLANKLIKEENARPLMIAADIYRPAAIDQLKTLGQQISVPVFEMGTDHSAVEIVRRGLEQARENRNDYVLIDTAGRLQIDEKLMEELRDVKGLVNPNDILLVVDSMIGQEAANVAEEFNRQLSITGLVLTKIDGDTRGGAALSVREITGKPIKFTGTGEKITDIETFHPDRMSSRILGMGDLLTLIEKASQEYDEKKSLELAEKMRENTFDFNDFIDQLNQVQNMGPMEDLLKMIPGMAGNPALSHIKVDDKQIARKRAIVSSMTPAERENPDLLNPSRRRRIAAGSGNSFVEVNKFIKDFNQAKTMMQGIMSGDMSKMMKDMGINPNSFPKNMSGGMPDMSSLEGVMGQGGMPDLSSLGGDGDMDMSQLFGGGFKGKIGQFAMKQAMKRQANKIKKAKKKRK, encoded by the coding sequence ATGGCTTTTGAAAGCTTAACCCAACGTTTACAAGATGTCTTTAAACATATTCGTGGTAAGAAAAAATTATCGGAATCAGATGTTCAGGAAGTGACGAAAGAAATTCGTCTGGCTCTTTTAGAAGCCGATGTTGCTTTACCTGTGGTAAAGACTTTTATCAAACGTGTTCGTGAACGTGCTATTGGTCATGACATTATTGACACGCTTGACCCAACGCAACAAATTCTCAAAATTGTTAATGAAGAATTAACGGGTATCTTGGGAGCAGAAACTGCGGAACTTGAAAAGTCACCAAAAATTCCAACGATTATTATGATGGTCGGCTTGCAAGGGGCTGGTAAAACAACTTTTGCAGGAAAATTGGCCAACAAATTAATCAAAGAAGAAAATGCTCGTCCTCTGATGATTGCTGCTGATATTTATCGCCCAGCGGCCATTGATCAATTAAAAACATTGGGTCAACAAATTAGTGTTCCTGTTTTTGAGATGGGGACAGACCACTCTGCTGTTGAGATTGTTAGAAGAGGTTTGGAACAGGCTCGTGAAAACCGAAATGATTATGTCTTGATCGATACTGCTGGTCGTTTGCAAATTGATGAAAAGCTAATGGAAGAGCTTCGCGATGTCAAGGGTTTGGTCAATCCCAATGACATTCTTTTGGTTGTTGACAGCATGATTGGTCAAGAAGCAGCTAATGTTGCTGAAGAGTTTAATCGTCAATTAAGTATTACCGGGCTTGTTTTAACTAAAATTGATGGTGATACCCGTGGTGGTGCGGCACTTTCTGTTCGTGAAATCACTGGTAAACCGATTAAATTTACAGGTACGGGTGAAAAAATTACAGATATTGAAACTTTCCACCCAGACCGTATGTCCAGCCGTATTTTGGGAATGGGGGACTTACTTACCCTTATCGAAAAAGCTAGCCAAGAATATGATGAGAAAAAATCTTTAGAATTAGCTGAAAAGATGCGTGAAAACACCTTTGATTTCAATGACTTTATTGATCAGTTGAATCAAGTGCAAAACATGGGGCCTATGGAAGACCTTTTGAAAATGATTCCAGGAATGGCTGGTAATCCTGCTTTATCTCATATCAAAGTCGATGACAAACAAATTGCTCGTAAACGTGCTATCGTCTCTTCGATGACTCCTGCTGAACGTGAAAATCCAGACTTACTAAATCCTAGCCGCCGCCGTCGTATTGCAGCCGGATCAGGTAACAGCTTTGTGGAAGTTAATAAATTTATCAAAGATTTTAACCAAGCAAAAACTATGATGCAAGGGATTATGTCAGGCGATATGTCTAAGATGATGAAAGATATGGGTATTAATCCAAATAGTTTCCCTAAAAACATGTCGGGCGGCATGCCAGATATGTCATCTCTAGAAGGAGTGATGGGACAAGGTGGTATGCCAGATTTATCTTCCCTTGGCGGCGATGGCGATATGGATATGAGTCAACTATTTGGTGGCGGTTTCAAGGGGAAGATTGGTCAATTTGCTATGAAACAAGCTATGAAACGCCAAGCCAATAAAATCAAAAAGGCTAAGAAAAAACGGAAATAA
- a CDS encoding LexA family transcriptional regulator: MFSGDQLKATRLAKGMSQEALGQILNVNKMTISNWEKGKNTPNQKHYDSLLSLFKVKADYFRPEHRLLVPFNQLLPTNKEKVISYSEQLLSQQSTLTMLPNKKRQVYPYRVYESLSAGTGYSYFGDGNFDVVFYDEQLDYDFASWVFGDSMEPTYLNGEVVLIKQDSFDYDGAIYAVEWDGQTYIKKVYREEDGLRLVSLNKKYSDKFAPYDEEPRIIGKIIANFMPLEV; this comes from the coding sequence ATGTTTTCTGGAGATCAATTAAAAGCGACACGCTTAGCAAAAGGCATGAGCCAAGAAGCATTAGGACAAATACTAAATGTTAATAAAATGACTATTTCTAATTGGGAGAAAGGTAAAAATACACCCAATCAAAAACATTACGATAGCTTATTAAGTCTTTTTAAGGTGAAAGCTGACTATTTCAGACCCGAACATCGTTTGTTAGTTCCATTTAATCAACTTCTTCCTACCAATAAAGAGAAGGTTATTAGCTATTCAGAACAGTTACTAAGCCAACAATCAACTCTTACTATGCTTCCTAATAAGAAACGCCAAGTTTATCCCTATCGTGTTTATGAAAGTCTGTCAGCTGGTACAGGTTATTCTTATTTTGGTGATGGCAATTTCGACGTGGTCTTTTATGACGAACAGTTAGACTATGATTTTGCCTCTTGGGTTTTCGGTGATTCTATGGAACCAACCTACCTAAATGGTGAAGTTGTTCTCATTAAGCAAGATAGCTTTGACTATGACGGTGCCATCTATGCTGTTGAATGGGATGGACAGACCTATATCAAGAAAGTTTACCGTGAAGAAGACGGCTTACGGCTTGTTTCCTTGAACAAAAAATATTCTGATAAGTTTGCCCCCTATGACGAAGAGCCACGTATTATTGGTAAAATTATTGCCAACTTTATGCCACTAGAAGTTTAA